A window of the Tunturibacter empetritectus genome harbors these coding sequences:
- a CDS encoding RNA polymerase sigma factor — MTGKMQQEFETLLQAHRGIVFKTVNTYCWRQEDRGDLAQEIAAQLWKAWPKYDSSRNFTTWMYRIALNVAISFVREEVKHRRVFTSLEEDGYEATPVPDPGTTDRMERLHRFIEREPPFERALLLLYLEDRSQKEIAEILGITPTNVSTKISRLKQRIRTEI; from the coding sequence GTGACGGGCAAGATGCAGCAAGAGTTCGAAACCCTTCTCCAGGCGCATCGAGGCATTGTCTTCAAGACAGTGAATACCTATTGCTGGCGGCAGGAAGACCGAGGTGACCTTGCACAGGAGATCGCTGCCCAACTCTGGAAGGCGTGGCCAAAGTATGATTCTTCCCGAAACTTCACGACATGGATGTACCGCATTGCTTTGAACGTGGCCATCAGCTTTGTGCGTGAAGAGGTGAAGCATCGCAGAGTCTTTACGTCACTTGAGGAAGATGGGTATGAAGCTACTCCGGTGCCTGATCCCGGTACAACTGATCGCATGGAACGACTGCATCGGTTTATCGAGAGGGAACCTCCTTTTGAACGGGCGCTTCTGCTGCTGTATCTCGAAGACAGGTCTCAAAAGGAGATCGCCGAGATTTTGGGAATTACGCCGACAAACGTTTCGACGAAGATCAGCCGATTGAAACAACGGATTCGAACCGAAATTTGA
- the ogt gene encoding methylated-DNA--[protein]-cysteine S-methyltransferase, with the protein MPETLRLLTDRFDTPIGEMIIVADHDGNLRAVEWTDHEERLQRSLRLHYGRNGFKLEPAKNPSGLSDVMKRYFAGELAAINVLPVQTAGTPFQREVWRALRQIPHGTTVSYGKLAAQIGRPNAVRAVGLANGSNPIGVVVPCHRVIGSNGSLTGYGGGLERKRWLLNHEDANPQHKKQTASLPLQLT; encoded by the coding sequence ATGCCTGAAACTCTTAGACTGCTGACAGACCGATTCGACACGCCGATCGGCGAGATGATCATCGTAGCCGATCATGACGGAAACCTGCGCGCCGTTGAATGGACAGATCATGAAGAGCGCCTGCAAAGGTCTCTGCGGCTTCACTACGGCCGCAACGGGTTCAAGCTTGAGCCAGCCAAAAATCCGTCGGGCTTATCCGACGTGATGAAGCGTTACTTCGCAGGAGAGCTTGCCGCAATAAACGTGCTCCCCGTCCAGACAGCAGGAACACCATTCCAACGCGAGGTCTGGCGCGCTCTGCGACAGATCCCACACGGCACAACCGTCTCCTATGGCAAGTTGGCCGCGCAGATCGGACGACCCAACGCCGTCAGAGCAGTAGGGCTCGCCAACGGCTCCAACCCCATCGGAGTCGTAGTCCCCTGTCACCGCGTCATTGGATCCAACGGCTCCCTCACCGGCTACGGCGGCGGCCTCGAGCGCAAACGCTGGCTACTAAATCACGAAGACGCAAATCCTCAACATAAGAAACAAACCGCAAGCCTTCCCCTCCAACTCACTTGA
- a CDS encoding AlkA N-terminal domain-containing protein, translating to MELPDKETCYRALQSRDPRFDGLMYVGVKSTGIYCRPVCPARTAKYENCTFYPSAAAAHEAGYRPCLRCRPETAPELASWRGTSNTVSRALALIADGALDGEGKTVDALAERLGVGERQLRRLFLQHLGASPIAVAQTRRVLFAKHLIHETQMPMAEVAIAAGFNSLRRFNELFQTLFHRPPSALRRKSSASRPTTDAGITLRLRYRPPYDWESMLSFLKARAIPGVEVVENACYRRTVEIDGSRGSIAVTHLPQRQSLSVSIQFPAVQSLPAIVARVRRLFDIGADIETIDAHLSHDPQLAPWVALRPGLRAPGGWDGFELAVRAILGQQISVVAARKLAGQLVALHGKPLPKSPSTHPGLTHTFPTAKRIAAAKSLGLGMPAARLASLKALAHAAADNPNLFRPLGTIEEVIAKLRTIPGIGDWTAQYIALRAIREMDAFPASDIGLLRGAAKLDGVPATPKSLLHRAESWRPWRAYAAQHLWAANTNEILHTEGTHA from the coding sequence ATGGAGCTACCTGACAAAGAGACCTGCTACCGGGCCCTTCAGAGCCGTGACCCCCGGTTCGACGGCCTGATGTACGTCGGCGTCAAATCCACCGGAATCTACTGCCGCCCCGTCTGTCCGGCCCGTACGGCGAAGTATGAAAACTGCACCTTCTATCCCTCCGCGGCAGCAGCGCATGAGGCCGGCTACCGTCCCTGCCTGCGTTGCCGTCCGGAGACAGCGCCCGAACTCGCCTCATGGCGCGGAACCTCCAACACCGTCTCACGCGCGCTGGCACTCATAGCCGACGGTGCCCTCGACGGCGAAGGCAAGACCGTAGACGCACTCGCCGAACGTCTAGGCGTCGGGGAGCGTCAACTCCGCAGACTCTTCCTCCAGCACCTCGGAGCATCACCAATCGCCGTAGCCCAGACCCGGCGCGTCCTCTTCGCCAAACACCTCATCCACGAAACGCAGATGCCCATGGCTGAAGTAGCGATCGCTGCGGGCTTCAACAGCCTGCGCCGCTTCAACGAGCTCTTTCAAACCCTCTTCCATCGCCCACCCAGCGCCCTCCGGCGAAAGTCCTCCGCAAGCCGCCCAACCACCGACGCAGGCATCACCCTCCGCCTGCGCTATCGCCCCCCGTACGACTGGGAGTCCATGCTCAGCTTCCTCAAGGCGCGTGCCATCCCCGGCGTTGAAGTAGTAGAGAACGCTTGTTATCGCCGCACCGTAGAGATCGACGGATCGCGTGGAAGCATTGCAGTCACTCATCTCCCGCAGCGACAGAGCCTCAGCGTATCGATTCAATTCCCTGCCGTACAGTCTCTCCCTGCAATCGTAGCCCGTGTGCGTCGCCTCTTCGACATCGGCGCAGACATCGAGACCATCGACGCCCACCTCTCGCACGATCCGCAACTCGCGCCTTGGGTAGCACTACGGCCCGGTCTGCGCGCCCCCGGCGGCTGGGACGGCTTCGAACTCGCCGTACGCGCCATCCTCGGCCAGCAGATCAGCGTCGTTGCCGCACGCAAACTCGCAGGACAACTCGTAGCCCTCCACGGCAAGCCGCTACCAAAAAGCCCAAGCACCCATCCAGGCCTGACCCACACCTTCCCCACGGCAAAGCGCATCGCCGCGGCAAAATCTCTTGGTCTGGGCATGCCCGCCGCACGCCTCGCCTCGTTGAAAGCACTCGCGCACGCAGCAGCCGACAACCCAAATCTCTTCCGTCCGCTTGGGACTATCGAAGAAGTCATCGCAAAGCTCCGCACCATTCCCGGCATCGGCGACTGGACCGCGCAATACATCGCTCTCCGCGCCATCCGCGAGATGGACGCCTTCCCCGCATCCGACATCGGTCTGCTGCGTGGGGCAGCGAAGCTCGACGGAGTACCCGCAACTCCAAAGTCTCTTCTGCATCGCGCCGAGTCATGGCGACCGTGGCGCGCCTACGCGGCACAACATCTCTGGGCCGCCAACACCAACGAAATTCTGCACACCGAGGGAACCCATGCCTGA
- a CDS encoding flagellar motor protein MotB yields MSKKKHPEHVNHERWLVSYADFITLLFAFFVVLFASSQSDKKKQLKLSEAMQTAFTPLGTFDAHSKTPPLTDINASAITNSIPSPIVRPLPSSTTESPQESLEETEARLRKLIAQQVAVGGIPPGGIAMRITPDGLVISLHEAGFFLSGSAEVRPASIPMISILATTLPAGPLRVEGHTDNVPIHTLQFASNWELSTARSTAIARLLLERGPINPANLAAAGYAEFHPVASNDTEDGRTQNRRVDIILLRKQAASQ; encoded by the coding sequence ATGAGCAAGAAGAAACATCCCGAGCACGTCAACCACGAGCGCTGGCTGGTCTCCTATGCCGACTTCATCACCCTGCTCTTCGCCTTCTTCGTCGTCCTCTTCGCCTCCAGCCAGTCGGACAAGAAGAAGCAGCTCAAGCTCTCCGAAGCCATGCAGACCGCCTTCACTCCCCTCGGCACCTTCGACGCCCACTCAAAGACGCCGCCGCTCACCGACATCAACGCCTCCGCCATCACCAACTCCATCCCTTCGCCGATCGTGCGTCCCCTTCCCTCCTCTACCACAGAGAGCCCACAGGAATCGTTAGAAGAGACCGAAGCCCGCTTGCGCAAGCTCATCGCTCAACAAGTCGCCGTGGGTGGCATCCCTCCCGGCGGCATCGCCATGCGCATCACCCCCGACGGTCTCGTCATATCACTTCACGAAGCCGGCTTCTTTCTCTCCGGCTCCGCAGAGGTCCGCCCAGCATCGATCCCCATGATCTCCATCCTCGCAACCACCCTGCCCGCAGGGCCACTCCGCGTCGAAGGCCACACCGACAACGTCCCCATCCACACTTTGCAGTTCGCCAGCAACTGGGAGCTCTCCACCGCACGCTCCACCGCCATCGCGCGCCTCCTCTTGGAACGTGGTCCCATCAACCCCGCTAACCTCGCCGCCGCCGGCTACGCCGAGTTTCACCCCGTCGCCAGCAACGACACCGAAGACGGACGCACCCAGAACCGCCGCGTCGACATCATCCTCTTGCGAAAGCAGGCAGCTTCACAATAA
- a CDS encoding flagellar motor protein: MDIASIGGIALALIGILAGMMVEGGSIAQITQPTAAMIVIGGTLGAVMLQFPMNIFLAAIKAIVKVFLHKGSNGEATLAQIVAFANKARRSGIVSLDADLSTVTDPFLRQALMLAVDGTEPSEVRKIMQLELDNKSEIEEKIPAVFEAAGGYSPTVGIIGAVLGLIQVMKNLSNIDEVGRGIAVAFVATIYGVAMANLICLPAAGKLKFRHREEQMIKEMMLEGVISILEGMNPRMIETKLRTYLFDSHPPKPGKAVEAGA, from the coding sequence ATGGATATCGCCAGCATTGGTGGCATCGCTCTCGCCCTCATCGGCATTCTCGCCGGCATGATGGTCGAAGGCGGCAGCATCGCCCAGATCACCCAGCCCACCGCGGCCATGATCGTCATCGGGGGTACACTCGGCGCCGTCATGCTCCAATTTCCCATGAACATCTTCCTCGCCGCCATCAAAGCCATCGTGAAGGTCTTCCTCCACAAGGGTTCCAACGGTGAAGCCACTCTTGCTCAGATCGTCGCCTTTGCCAACAAGGCCCGCAGAAGCGGTATCGTCTCTCTCGACGCCGACCTCTCCACCGTCACCGACCCCTTCCTCCGCCAGGCCCTCATGCTCGCAGTCGACGGTACCGAACCCTCCGAAGTCCGCAAGATCATGCAGCTCGAGCTCGACAACAAATCCGAGATCGAAGAAAAGATCCCCGCTGTCTTCGAGGCTGCCGGCGGCTACTCCCCCACCGTCGGTATCATCGGCGCGGTCCTCGGACTCATCCAGGTCATGAAGAATCTCTCCAACATCGATGAGGTAGGCCGCGGCATCGCCGTCGCCTTCGTCGCCACCATCTACGGCGTCGCCATGGCCAATCTCATCTGCCTCCCCGCCGCCGGCAAGCTCAAGTTCCGCCATCGCGAAGAGCAGATGATTAAAGAGATGATGCTCGAAGGTGTCATCTCAATCCTCGAAGGCATGAACCCGCGCATGATTGAGACCAAGCTCCGTACCTACCTCTTCGACTCGCATCCACCCAAGCCAGGCAAGGCCGTAGAGGCCGGCGCATGA
- a CDS encoding flagellar FlbD family protein: protein MIELTRLNGSPLAVNCDLIKYAEASPDTVLTLITGEKLIVLEPCSQVSQLTLEFRAAVLRQAWPEAAPALIARSAHDADQQLRNSEKNQDRKASHE, encoded by the coding sequence ATGATCGAACTAACACGCCTCAACGGTAGTCCTCTCGCCGTAAACTGCGATCTCATCAAATACGCAGAAGCCTCACCCGACACCGTCCTCACCTTAATCACCGGCGAAAAGCTCATCGTCCTCGAGCCCTGCAGCCAGGTCTCGCAGCTCACCCTCGAGTTCCGTGCTGCGGTCCTTCGCCAGGCATGGCCCGAGGCCGCACCCGCCCTCATCGCAAGATCCGCACACGACGCCGACCAGCAGCTTCGTAACTCAGAAAAAAATCAAGACCGCAAAGCCTCTCACGAATAA
- a CDS encoding flagellin: protein MSLGILTNVAATYAENNLNQTQGSLQTVLQQLSSGSRINSGADDAAGLSVADGLHANEAALTQSAQNAQNGVGLLQTADGALSQVTNLLDRATTLATEAQNGGLTAAQTTAANTEFQSIVTEIGNIGTATNFNSNAVFSAAATNFVVTDGTATGTTTIAATVGALTTASVGTATGGGAGATLSGLSLVTGAAAALAAVNGAITDVSNQRGAIGANINQLNAASNVASTEEVNLSSAESSIRSTNYGQATSDLAKFQVLSQTGISALAQANSVQQEILKLLQ from the coding sequence ATGTCCTTGGGCATTCTTACCAACGTTGCAGCAACCTATGCAGAGAACAACCTCAACCAGACACAGGGCAGTCTCCAGACTGTTCTTCAACAGCTCTCTTCCGGTTCGCGCATCAACAGCGGTGCGGACGACGCGGCCGGTCTTTCGGTTGCTGATGGCCTTCATGCCAACGAAGCTGCTCTGACCCAGTCGGCCCAGAATGCCCAGAACGGTGTTGGCTTGCTGCAGACCGCTGATGGCGCTCTGTCGCAGGTGACGAACCTGCTGGACCGGGCGACGACGCTGGCGACTGAAGCGCAGAACGGCGGCCTGACGGCTGCTCAGACGACTGCGGCGAATACCGAGTTTCAAAGCATCGTTACCGAAATTGGCAATATCGGCACTGCTACAAACTTCAACAGCAACGCGGTCTTTTCGGCAGCTGCGACGAACTTCGTCGTGACCGACGGAACGGCAACTGGAACCACGACGATTGCTGCTACGGTCGGTGCGTTGACTACAGCGAGTGTCGGTACGGCAACCGGAGGCGGTGCGGGAGCGACTCTTTCCGGCTTGTCCCTGGTGACGGGCGCGGCGGCTGCTCTGGCTGCGGTCAATGGTGCTATCACCGACGTGTCGAACCAGCGTGGTGCTATTGGCGCGAACATCAACCAGTTGAACGCCGCTTCAAACGTTGCAAGCACCGAAGAGGTGAATCTCTCTTCGGCTGAGAGCAGCATTCGTTCGACCAACTACGGTCAGGCGACCAGCGATCTGGCGAAGTTCCAGGTGCTGAGCCAGACCGGTATCAGCGCGTTGGCCCAGGCCAACAGCGTGCAGCAGGAGATTCTGAAGCTGCTGCAGTAA
- the fliD gene encoding flagellar filament capping protein FliD: MGTVGLSFGSATSGQGFDVATTVTAIQASEQAIETPWNNQLTALQAQDTVFSGLGTDLGSLTTALQSLTDFNGVFAEKQGSSSNTDLLSLTSAGSSAVAGSHTVTITQLAQTSSDVSTAISSASDTLTGTVTIQGKVFDTATSGSNTLTGLAAAINSAAIGVTASVITDSSGSRLSLVSGTSGAAGQLATITSTLADGGTSITFPGPPSSGQQGQDARITVDGVQVTSPSNTVTGAIPGVTFQLLSSASPGTQVQVQVTDNTTDIGTAVSNFVSAYNTVVKDINTEATNSSTGTAPALLGSPILAQLQSQLTGALFGGAASGSINNFGQLGISMNNDGTLTLDSSTLTSALSSNLSDVTGFFQSSGSFGQTLSTAVNNLGTQAPNGAIYLAQQQNAAQEKALNADITNENSLLSEQKTQLTDELNTANQILQSIPSQLSQVNEIYSAVTGYNQNPNG, from the coding sequence ATGGGTACAGTTGGATTAAGTTTCGGATCGGCGACCAGCGGCCAGGGATTTGACGTAGCGACAACCGTCACGGCGATTCAGGCGTCGGAACAGGCGATTGAAACTCCGTGGAATAATCAACTGACTGCGTTGCAGGCCCAGGATACGGTCTTCAGTGGGCTTGGGACTGACCTCGGAAGCCTCACGACGGCCTTGCAGTCGCTTACGGATTTTAACGGGGTCTTTGCGGAGAAGCAGGGATCGAGCTCCAATACCGATTTGTTGAGCCTTACCTCTGCCGGTTCGTCGGCTGTGGCCGGTAGTCACACGGTCACAATTACTCAATTGGCACAGACCTCATCAGATGTTTCGACCGCGATTTCGAGTGCCAGCGATACGCTTACCGGCACCGTGACGATTCAGGGCAAAGTGTTTGACACCGCCACCAGCGGCAGCAATACGCTTACGGGCCTGGCTGCCGCGATCAATTCGGCTGCCATCGGTGTTACTGCCAGCGTGATTACGGATTCCTCCGGGTCGCGGCTCTCGCTTGTAAGCGGAACCAGCGGTGCGGCCGGACAGCTGGCCACTATCACCAGCACTCTGGCCGATGGTGGCACCAGCATAACGTTTCCAGGTCCACCCAGTAGCGGCCAACAGGGACAAGACGCTCGAATAACCGTGGATGGAGTTCAGGTCACGAGTCCGTCGAACACCGTGACCGGCGCGATTCCCGGGGTAACCTTTCAGCTGCTCTCGTCTGCTTCTCCGGGAACGCAGGTGCAAGTGCAGGTTACCGACAATACGACGGACATAGGAACAGCTGTGAGTAACTTCGTCTCTGCCTATAACACGGTGGTCAAGGACATCAATACCGAGGCGACGAATAGCTCTACTGGCACTGCTCCAGCACTTCTAGGGAGTCCGATATTGGCTCAGTTGCAGAGCCAGCTTACGGGGGCGCTCTTCGGAGGGGCGGCGAGCGGCTCAATCAACAATTTTGGCCAGTTGGGAATCAGTATGAACAATGACGGGACTTTGACGCTGGACTCAAGTACGCTTACCAGCGCGCTCAGCTCGAATCTCTCCGACGTTACCGGCTTTTTTCAGAGTTCAGGCAGCTTTGGCCAGACGCTCTCAACGGCGGTGAATAATCTTGGAACGCAGGCTCCCAACGGCGCGATCTATCTTGCGCAGCAGCAGAATGCAGCGCAGGAGAAGGCGCTGAATGCAGACATCACGAACGAAAACTCATTGCTCTCGGAGCAGAAGACACAACTTACGGATGAGCTGAACACTGCGAACCAGATCCTGCAGTCCATTCCCAGCCAACTGAGCCAAGTGAATGAGATTTACAGCGCCGTTACCGGCTACAACCAGAATCCGAATGGATAA
- the fliS gene encoding flagellar export chaperone FliS, whose product MSERSYQQQSLAGATGVEQIVALYDGTVRFLYRAMQCVEEDDVRGRRIAVKKVLDILTYLQARLRPDLGGTVAASLADFYTTMFTMTLEASHLESKEQFEEVIGFVRNVREAWMVVARDPEAGKVLPRELRTREERFVPQTEVYAPVGESAASGWSA is encoded by the coding sequence ATGAGCGAACGAAGCTATCAGCAGCAGTCTTTGGCGGGCGCAACCGGAGTTGAGCAGATCGTTGCGCTTTACGATGGCACGGTTCGGTTTCTTTATCGGGCGATGCAGTGTGTGGAGGAAGACGACGTTCGCGGGCGACGCATCGCGGTGAAGAAGGTGCTGGATATCCTGACGTATCTTCAGGCGCGGTTGCGTCCGGATCTGGGTGGGACGGTTGCTGCTTCGCTGGCGGATTTTTACACGACGATGTTTACAATGACGCTGGAGGCGTCGCATCTGGAGTCGAAGGAGCAGTTTGAAGAGGTGATTGGGTTTGTTCGTAATGTTCGTGAGGCATGGATGGTAGTGGCACGTGATCCGGAGGCAGGCAAGGTGCTGCCGAGAGAGCTGCGGACTCGGGAAGAGCGATTTGTCCCGCAGACGGAGGTGTATGCGCCGGTTGGTGAGAGTGCTGCTTCGGGTTGGTCGGCTTAG
- a CDS encoding ABC transporter ATP-binding protein: MLERLKPLAPYLRRYWKHLAWGGVAVILYNTIKVLIPIVIGHAIDDMQHGITETKVVHHTLRLLLIAVLSAIFLYITRQVIIGASREIEFDLRNDLFSNLERQAPSFYHTTRTGDIMARTTNDLNAVRQLLGPAIMYSANTVVFTAAALPFMYRISPKLTFFAFVPLPMASILVQYFGNRIHRRFERIQAMFSDISAKAHENFSGARLIRAFAQEDAEIASFETANLEYIKRSLHLVRLMAMLWPTLEFVLGLSLMITLLVGGHEVVAHHISVGQFTSFNVYMVQLTWPMIAVGWVVNLFQRGTASVVRIDELLKQQPAITDQDVTPQQLHRFENAEEIAGDIEFRNLTFAYPNAPAVLKDINLRIPAGSSLAIVGPTGSGKSTLVGLIPRLHDAAPGMVLVDGEPIRSYPLADIRRQIGFVPQETFLFSDTIHQNIAFGKPDASEEQVQDAASIAHISNEILEFPKGFETMVGERGITLSGGQKQRTAIARAIIREPRILILDDALASVDTYTEERILNGLRQGMGTRTTIFISHRISTARNADQIAVLVAGRIAELGTHEELIVRNGYYTSLFEKQRLEEELAVAT, translated from the coding sequence ATGTTGGAACGACTTAAACCGCTCGCACCCTACCTCAGGCGATATTGGAAGCATCTCGCCTGGGGCGGGGTCGCAGTCATCCTCTACAACACCATCAAGGTGCTCATCCCCATCGTCATCGGCCACGCTATCGACGACATGCAGCACGGCATCACCGAAACCAAAGTCGTCCACCACACTCTTCGCCTCCTTCTCATCGCAGTACTCTCCGCGATCTTTCTCTACATCACCCGCCAGGTCATCATCGGCGCCTCCCGGGAGATCGAGTTCGACCTCCGCAACGATCTCTTCAGTAATCTGGAACGCCAGGCTCCCAGCTTCTACCACACCACCCGTACAGGCGACATCATGGCGCGCACCACCAACGACCTCAACGCCGTCCGCCAGCTCCTCGGCCCGGCGATCATGTACAGCGCCAACACCGTCGTCTTCACTGCAGCCGCGCTGCCCTTCATGTATCGCATCAGCCCCAAGCTCACCTTCTTCGCCTTCGTCCCCCTCCCCATGGCCTCGATCCTCGTCCAGTACTTCGGCAACCGCATCCATCGCCGCTTCGAGCGCATTCAGGCCATGTTCTCCGACATCTCCGCCAAGGCACATGAGAACTTCTCCGGCGCCCGCCTCATCCGAGCCTTCGCCCAGGAAGACGCCGAGATCGCCTCCTTCGAGACCGCCAATCTTGAGTACATCAAGCGCAGTTTGCACCTGGTCCGCCTCATGGCGATGCTCTGGCCCACGCTCGAGTTCGTTCTCGGCCTCTCGCTGATGATCACGCTGCTGGTCGGTGGCCACGAGGTCGTAGCCCATCACATCTCCGTGGGCCAGTTCACCTCGTTTAATGTCTACATGGTGCAGCTCACCTGGCCCATGATCGCCGTCGGCTGGGTCGTCAACCTCTTCCAGCGCGGCACCGCCTCTGTCGTCCGCATCGACGAGCTCCTTAAGCAGCAACCCGCCATCACCGATCAGGACGTCACCCCGCAGCAACTCCATCGCTTCGAAAACGCGGAAGAGATCGCAGGCGACATCGAGTTCCGCAATCTAACCTTCGCCTACCCCAACGCACCAGCAGTCCTGAAGGACATCAACCTCCGCATCCCTGCCGGATCCTCGCTAGCCATCGTCGGCCCCACCGGCTCCGGAAAATCGACCCTCGTCGGCCTCATCCCGCGCCTGCACGACGCAGCTCCCGGCATGGTCCTCGTAGACGGCGAACCCATCCGCTCCTATCCACTCGCCGACATCCGCCGCCAGATCGGCTTCGTCCCGCAAGAGACCTTCCTCTTCTCCGACACCATCCACCAGAACATCGCCTTCGGCAAACCCGATGCCTCCGAGGAGCAGGTGCAGGACGCAGCCAGCATCGCTCACATCAGCAACGAAATTCTCGAGTTCCCCAAAGGCTTCGAGACCATGGTAGGCGAGCGCGGAATCACCCTCTCCGGCGGCCAGAAGCAGCGCACCGCCATCGCCCGTGCCATCATCCGCGAACCCCGCATACTTATCCTTGACGACGCCCTGGCCAGCGTCGACACCTACACCGAAGAGCGCATCCTCAACGGCCTCCGTCAAGGCATGGGCACCCGCACCACCATCTTCATCTCCCACCGAATCTCAACCGCCCGCAACGCCGACCAGATCGCCGTCCTCGTAGCCGGACGCATCGCAGAGTTGGGAACCCACGAAGAACTCATCGTGCGCAACGGCTACTACACCAGTCTTTTTGAAAAGCAGCGCCTCGAAGAAGAGCTAGCCGTAGCCACGTAG
- a CDS encoding FKBP-type peptidyl-prolyl cis-trans isomerase — protein MTAKLSSIALLAAFTTAATAQTTPKATTTTPHHATAAKTATTPPNIPKVVGLPRPLYTLRYIDTKIGTGAPAEERKYYTVHYTGWLTNGTKFDSSFDHPGGEPITFPYGAHRVIIGWDTGFQGMHVGGKRRLFVPYQLAYGESGRPPVIPAKADLIFDLELVAQSDTPPQPKTPPTAPESPQKTAPTTPTTPTTPTTPTTPTAPTTQTTPTTPTTPSTPTTPTTNPPHPETL, from the coding sequence ATGACTGCAAAGCTCTCCTCGATCGCCCTCCTGGCCGCTTTCACTACTGCCGCCACCGCCCAAACCACCCCGAAGGCAACCACCACCACCCCGCACCACGCCACTGCCGCAAAGACCGCAACCACGCCTCCCAACATCCCCAAGGTAGTTGGCCTCCCTAGGCCCCTCTACACGCTTCGGTACATCGACACCAAAATCGGCACAGGCGCACCCGCCGAAGAGCGCAAGTACTACACCGTCCACTACACCGGCTGGCTTACCAATGGCACCAAATTTGACTCCTCCTTCGATCACCCCGGCGGCGAACCCATCACCTTCCCCTACGGAGCACACCGCGTCATCATTGGCTGGGACACTGGATTCCAGGGCATGCACGTCGGAGGAAAGCGCCGTCTCTTCGTCCCTTATCAACTGGCCTACGGCGAATCCGGCCGTCCACCCGTTATCCCCGCCAAAGCGGACCTCATCTTCGACCTAGAGCTCGTCGCACAGTCCGACACTCCGCCTCAGCCCAAGACACCTCCCACTGCGCCCGAGTCCCCTCAAAAGACCGCACCAACAACCCCGACTACCCCGACTACTCCGACTACCCCAACGACTCCTACTGCGCCAACAACTCAAACAACCCCCACCACGCCGACTACTCCGAGTACCCCAACCACTCCAACCACCAACCCTCCGCACCCTGAGACCCTCTAG
- a CDS encoding ArsR/SmtB family transcription factor — protein MFHALSDATRRAILRDVSREARTVGQIAEPYKMSLAAVSKHLQVLERADLIRREKKGNFRMVQLNADSLRAAQAWLAYYETFWTGQLDALQNYLETAETPGEDVPNGNSGAGTEEE, from the coding sequence GTGTTTCATGCCCTTTCGGACGCTACGCGTCGCGCGATTCTGCGGGACGTGAGCCGGGAGGCCAGAACTGTGGGGCAGATTGCAGAGCCCTACAAGATGTCGCTGGCGGCGGTTTCTAAGCATTTGCAGGTGCTGGAACGGGCGGATTTGATTCGACGGGAGAAGAAGGGCAACTTTCGGATGGTGCAGTTGAATGCGGATAGTTTGCGGGCAGCGCAGGCGTGGCTTGCCTACTACGAAACCTTCTGGACGGGCCAGTTGGATGCCCTTCAGAATTACCTGGAGACGGCGGAGACGCCGGGAGAGGATGTGCCGAATGGCAACTCTGGAGCTGGAACAGAAGAAGAATGA
- a CDS encoding SRPBCC family protein, with product MATLELEQKKNDGSALKLELTRVIRASRARVYEAWTRPEILQRWHAPGDMNFVSATLDVREGGVYEVLSQGMMCAKEGMTEEERKRQVAVRGEYLRVIPNELLQFTWNGSWAPTETSMVTVFLRDVEGGTEIRLRHEQFATEASRDGHVMGWESLFGKLAAAIED from the coding sequence ATGGCAACTCTGGAGCTGGAACAGAAGAAGAATGATGGAAGTGCTTTGAAGCTTGAGCTGACACGAGTGATTCGGGCGAGCCGGGCACGGGTCTACGAGGCATGGACGCGGCCGGAGATTCTACAGAGATGGCATGCGCCCGGAGATATGAACTTTGTGAGCGCCACGCTCGATGTGCGTGAGGGGGGAGTTTACGAAGTTTTATCGCAGGGGATGATGTGTGCCAAGGAGGGAATGACGGAGGAAGAAAGAAAGCGTCAGGTAGCGGTTCGCGGGGAGTATCTAAGGGTGATTCCGAACGAGCTGCTGCAGTTTACGTGGAATGGAAGTTGGGCTCCGACGGAGACCTCGATGGTGACGGTGTTTTTGAGAGATGTCGAAGGCGGAACGGAGATTCGGTTGCGGCATGAACAGTTCGCTACAGAGGCTTCGCGAGATGGTCATGTGATGGGCTGGGAGAGCTTGTTCGGCAAGCTGGCCGCGGCTATCGAGGATTGA